Proteins encoded by one window of Cellvibrio sp. KY-GH-1:
- the mnmC gene encoding bifunctional tRNA (5-methylaminomethyl-2-thiouridine)(34)-methyltransferase MnmD/FAD-dependent 5-carboxymethylaminomethyl-2-thiouridine(34) oxidoreductase MnmC, whose product MSDQQPSAQLNPDHIRYAQLEWDADGQPLSSAFGDVYFSRANGLEETRHVFLRHNQLAERWQQLKHSEKFVIAETGFGSGLNFLAAWALWLDTAPAGAQLHFVTVEKFPLSKSDLHRALALWPELKNLSQQLVDAYPCIVGEGFHRLSFMDGRIKLTLIINDAARGFAQLLATTDPLYAQYSTKVDAWFLDGFAPSKNPQMWSEDLFSRIHQLSKAGTTAATFSAASIVKKGLKFAGFRLQKVAGFGRKRDMLTAVFPDSCNDNFYPQPFYKSFSEFPLPWVINSTPVNPREKHAIIIGAGLAGCTSARALAERGWRITLLERSNNIAAEASGNPQGVLYAKLSHKQEAQAEFNLTSLQFAQSFYATRWPVIGDQTGVLQLAHDDAEKLLHTQLREKFSTATELVQFVTAKQASDLAGIPLSQDGLYFPDAGWISPVQLCEQLIDHPLIQLICACEVQNIQHDNGMWCVNSNTELHAPIVIIATARDTQAFAQTQHLPIKSIRGQISYLPATASSEPIKTVICSEGYIAPARAGFHCTGATFNLKEESRELRTQDHQTNLENLRAPLPELMDDWKNLDVSALDGRVAFRCTLPDYLPAVGPVADETATLHSFAPLRKNARASVQETGKYLPGLYINIGHGSRGLAYTPLCAEILAAHINQEPQPLASELVNALNPARFLIRDLIKNKR is encoded by the coding sequence GTGAGTGATCAGCAACCGAGCGCCCAACTAAATCCCGATCATATCCGCTACGCTCAACTGGAATGGGATGCGGATGGGCAACCTTTATCCAGCGCATTTGGGGACGTTTATTTTTCCCGTGCCAATGGCTTGGAAGAAACACGCCACGTTTTTTTGCGCCACAACCAACTTGCTGAACGCTGGCAACAATTAAAGCACTCTGAAAAATTTGTAATAGCCGAAACGGGCTTTGGTTCCGGTTTGAATTTTTTGGCTGCATGGGCGTTGTGGTTAGATACGGCTCCGGCCGGTGCGCAGCTGCACTTTGTGACCGTGGAAAAATTTCCATTGAGCAAAAGTGATTTGCACCGCGCGTTAGCGCTTTGGCCTGAGCTAAAGAACCTATCACAACAACTTGTCGATGCTTACCCCTGCATTGTAGGCGAAGGATTTCACCGGCTATCCTTCATGGATGGACGCATCAAGCTCACCTTGATTATTAATGATGCCGCGCGCGGATTTGCACAATTACTCGCAACTACCGATCCGCTTTACGCACAATATTCCACTAAAGTTGACGCTTGGTTTTTGGATGGATTTGCTCCGTCAAAAAACCCGCAGATGTGGAGTGAAGATTTATTCTCTCGCATTCATCAATTAAGCAAGGCAGGCACCACAGCGGCAACATTCAGTGCGGCATCGATCGTAAAAAAAGGGTTAAAATTCGCTGGCTTCAGGTTACAGAAAGTCGCCGGCTTTGGTCGCAAACGTGACATGCTCACCGCTGTATTTCCTGATAGCTGCAACGATAATTTTTATCCACAACCCTTTTATAAAAGCTTCTCCGAGTTCCCTTTACCCTGGGTAATTAATAGCACCCCGGTAAACCCACGTGAAAAACATGCAATCATTATCGGCGCTGGACTTGCCGGTTGCACTAGTGCCCGCGCATTGGCCGAGCGCGGCTGGCGAATTACCTTGCTTGAACGCAGCAATAATATTGCCGCAGAAGCGTCGGGCAACCCGCAAGGTGTGCTCTATGCAAAACTCTCGCACAAGCAAGAAGCTCAAGCAGAGTTCAATTTAACCAGCTTGCAATTTGCACAATCGTTTTACGCCACGCGCTGGCCAGTTATTGGCGATCAAACCGGCGTATTGCAACTCGCGCATGACGATGCTGAAAAACTACTACATACACAACTGCGTGAAAAATTTTCCACTGCAACGGAACTCGTGCAATTTGTGACGGCAAAACAAGCAAGCGATCTTGCCGGAATACCCTTGAGCCAGGACGGACTTTATTTCCCTGATGCGGGCTGGATTAGCCCCGTGCAACTTTGCGAACAACTGATTGATCACCCGCTTATCCAGTTAATCTGTGCATGCGAGGTGCAAAATATTCAGCACGACAATGGTATGTGGTGCGTTAATAGCAACACCGAATTACATGCGCCTATCGTAATTATCGCCACGGCACGTGACACACAGGCGTTCGCACAGACGCAGCATTTGCCAATTAAATCTATTCGCGGACAAATCAGTTATCTACCTGCTACCGCGTCGAGTGAACCAATTAAAACCGTTATCTGCAGCGAAGGTTACATAGCCCCGGCGCGCGCGGGGTTTCACTGCACCGGCGCAACCTTTAATTTGAAAGAGGAATCCAGAGAACTACGCACGCAAGACCACCAGACTAATCTGGAGAATTTGCGCGCGCCCTTGCCGGAGTTAATGGATGACTGGAAAAATCTGGATGTGAGTGCACTGGATGGCAGGGTCGCCTTCCGCTGCACCTTGCCCGATTATTTACCGGCGGTTGGCCCGGTAGCTGATGAAACCGCCACCCTGCACAGTTTTGCCCCCTTGCGTAAAAATGCACGGGCATCGGTGCAAGAAACAGGAAAGTACTTACCCGGGCTGTACATCAATATCGGCCACGGCTCACGCGGGCTTGCATATACCCCCCTGTGCGCAGAAATACTCGCGGCCCACATCAACCAGGAGCCGCAACCGCTTGCGAGCGAGCTGGTAAATGCGTTGAACCCGGCCCGCTTCTTAATTAGAGATTTGATCAAGAATAAGCGTTAG